In a genomic window of Novosphingobium sp. KA1:
- a CDS encoding IS110 family transposase: protein MSRSKAAKVGDMPMIVPGAAAIDIGSTMHMAAVNPDADDRPVRAFNTFTGDLHDMARWFKACGVTSVAMESTGVYWIPAFEVLEEHGFHVILVNARYAKNVPGRKTDVNDASWLQRLHSYGLLRGSFRPKAGVATLRAYMRQRERLIEYAASHIQHMQKALMEMNVQLHHVVSDITGATGMRVIRAIADGERNPATLAQMRDVRCHASTETICSALTGNWRDEHVFALCQSLALFDFYQLKIVECDRKLEIALRDLEGGDGYDIARLPKVRTRTKQVNAPDFEVRSALYRVLGVDLTQIHGIGPSLALKLVGECGTDLAAWPSSKHFTSWLCLAPGNKISGGKLLSSKTRRSSSRAAALLRLAATTIGRTDTALGAFYRRLSARAGKAKAVTATARKLAVLFYNALRHGMAYSDPGAAQYEERYRSRVIGNLQRRAKAFGFSLQELPSEPETAVS from the coding sequence ATGAGTAGATCAAAAGCGGCGAAGGTCGGTGATATGCCGATGATTGTGCCGGGCGCGGCGGCGATCGATATCGGATCGACCATGCACATGGCAGCGGTCAATCCCGACGCCGATGATCGGCCCGTACGCGCGTTCAACACATTCACCGGGGACCTGCATGACATGGCGCGCTGGTTCAAAGCGTGCGGCGTCACAAGCGTGGCGATGGAGTCTACCGGCGTCTACTGGATCCCGGCTTTCGAGGTGCTGGAGGAGCACGGGTTCCACGTCATCCTCGTCAATGCGCGGTATGCAAAGAATGTCCCCGGCCGCAAAACCGATGTGAATGATGCGTCATGGCTTCAGCGGCTGCACAGCTACGGCCTCTTGCGTGGCAGTTTTCGCCCCAAAGCCGGGGTCGCCACGTTGCGGGCCTACATGCGGCAGCGTGAGCGACTGATCGAGTACGCGGCATCGCATATCCAGCACATGCAGAAGGCGCTGATGGAGATGAATGTGCAATTGCACCACGTCGTCTCCGACATCACCGGCGCCACGGGCATGCGTGTTATCCGGGCCATCGCCGACGGCGAGCGCAACCCCGCCACCCTTGCCCAGATGCGTGACGTTCGATGTCATGCCAGCACCGAGACAATCTGTTCCGCCTTGACCGGCAACTGGCGCGATGAACACGTCTTCGCGCTGTGCCAATCGCTTGCGCTATTCGACTTTTACCAGCTCAAGATCGTGGAGTGCGACCGAAAGCTGGAGATTGCGCTCCGGGACCTAGAAGGCGGCGACGGGTACGACATTGCCCGTTTGCCGAAGGTTCGGACCAGGACCAAACAAGTGAACGCGCCGGACTTTGAAGTTCGTTCTGCGCTCTATCGCGTGCTGGGAGTAGACTTGACCCAGATCCACGGCATTGGACCATCGCTGGCCCTCAAGCTGGTCGGAGAGTGCGGCACTGACCTTGCGGCGTGGCCAAGCTCAAAGCACTTTACATCATGGCTGTGCCTGGCGCCGGGCAACAAGATATCGGGCGGCAAGCTGCTATCATCGAAAACGCGCCGATCATCGAGCCGGGCGGCGGCGCTGCTGCGCCTTGCGGCAACTACGATAGGCCGGACTGATACCGCGCTCGGTGCATTTTACCGCCGTCTGTCTGCAAGGGCAGGAAAGGCCAAGGCTGTGACCGCCACCGCGCGCAAGCTCGCCGTGTTGTTCTACAACGCGTTGCGTCACGGGATGGCGTATAGTGACCCCGGTGCAGCCCAATATGAAGAACGGTATCGCAGCCGGGTAATCGGCAATCTCCAGCGCCGCGCGAAAGCCTTCGGCTTCTCGCTCCAGGAACTGCCGTCAGAGCCTGAGACAGCTGTTTCTTAG
- a CDS encoding BrnT family toxin produces the protein MTIVWDEPKRQANLVKHGIDFADVGEGFFLSALVIPAKDGRFAAIGEMNGTITVIFAVLGTEGVSIISARPASITERRLLP, from the coding sequence ATGACAATCGTGTGGGATGAACCAAAACGGCAAGCGAACCTCGTCAAGCACGGGATCGACTTCGCCGATGTAGGCGAAGGGTTCTTCCTCTCCGCCCTGGTCATCCCCGCGAAGGACGGACGCTTTGCCGCCATCGGTGAGATGAACGGCACGATCACGGTGATTTTCGCTGTGCTGGGCACCGAAGGCGTCTCTATCATCTCTGCTCGCCCGGCCAGCATTACGGAACGGAGGCTCCTGCCATGA
- a CDS encoding LysR family transcriptional regulator, protein MSVPNLIPVDLLQAFVAVVDAGSFTRAARALGLRQSTVSQQIGRLETLAGRRLLDRDTHRMALTPSGERLLDQARAIIDSHVRLGQTLSEAPLRGRLRLGASEDFVLSALPDVLATFARRHPEVDLELSGGLSHDLYDAFDAGRLDVIFVKRRAGDRRGTRAWQEPIRWIAHPEFHLDAHAPLPLLLYPPPSVTRARALETLEGCGRDWRIAFTSASLAGLSAAARAGIGIMPHSERLMPRGLAVVPAGATLPALPDVEFVVIGPGPGNPAADGLIATMLQWAV, encoded by the coding sequence ATGTCCGTTCCGAACCTCATTCCGGTCGATCTCCTCCAGGCCTTCGTGGCAGTGGTCGACGCCGGCAGCTTCACCCGCGCGGCGCGCGCGCTCGGCCTGCGCCAGTCGACCGTCAGCCAGCAGATCGGGCGTCTCGAAACGCTCGCCGGGCGGCGCTTGCTCGACCGCGACACGCACCGCATGGCGCTGACGCCCTCGGGCGAGCGGCTGCTGGACCAGGCCCGCGCGATCATCGATTCGCATGTCCGGCTGGGCCAGACCCTGTCCGAAGCGCCCCTGCGCGGGCGGCTGCGCCTCGGGGCCTCGGAGGACTTCGTGCTGTCCGCCCTGCCCGACGTGCTCGCCACGTTCGCGCGGCGCCATCCCGAGGTCGATCTGGAACTGAGCGGGGGCCTCAGCCACGACCTCTACGATGCCTTCGACGCCGGGCGGCTCGACGTCATTTTCGTCAAGCGCCGGGCCGGTGACCGGCGCGGCACGAGGGCATGGCAGGAGCCGATCCGCTGGATCGCGCATCCGGAATTTCACCTCGATGCCCATGCACCGCTGCCGCTGCTGCTCTACCCCCCGCCCAGCGTCACCCGCGCCAGGGCGCTGGAAACGCTGGAAGGCTGCGGGCGTGACTGGCGGATCGCCTTCACCAGCGCCAGCCTCGCCGGGCTCAGCGCGGCGGCACGCGCGGGGATCGGCATCATGCCCCATTCGGAACGGCTGATGCCGCGCGGGCTGGCGGTCGTCCCTGCGGGAGCCACCCTGCCTGCCCTGCCGGACGTCGAATTTGTCGTGATCGGGCCGGGGCCGGGCAATCCTGCCGCCGACGGCCTGATCGCGACGATGCTGCAATGGGCGGTGTAA
- a CDS encoding type II CAAX prenyl endopeptidase Rce1 family protein: MQLSRRWAVVLGWLGAAIFFSAIHLPTYQWNFVQCFLVIGTARVALLTGYVVTKNTWVSTAAHVLNDWIFFTVIATLQKAATLPLHA; the protein is encoded by the coding sequence CTGCAGCTATCGAGGCGATGGGCCGTCGTTCTCGGATGGCTTGGGGCCGCCATCTTTTTCAGTGCCATCCATTTGCCCACCTACCAGTGGAATTTCGTCCAGTGCTTCCTGGTCATCGGCACCGCGCGCGTTGCGCTGCTCACTGGCTACGTGGTGACAAAAAACACCTGGGTTTCCACCGCCGCGCACGTCCTGAACGACTGGATCTTCTTCACGGTCATCGCCACGCTCCAGAAAGCTGCGACGCTTCCGCTGCATGCATGA
- a CDS encoding BamA/TamA family outer membrane protein, whose translation MRRTLPARAKPRSTVRRARFPLTATLLATLLPALPAQALAQATPPAPTTTPAADPAAASGDTLTEAGQSHEKTSFFDRFRDEEDGKLDFSNVLAKGGFIPVPIVITEPAVDGGYGLMAQFITMPKDNPAAVTRRMVGAAKTGNGSYGYGYLQQGSALDQRLHYRFGAGRGKAILTMYPALLPSGFEYTNKYDYAVLASARMDIGKSGFSIGPMLDFRQMRSRIDFAKVPDELEEQSQRKLNLGALGGGAHFDNRDNPLAPTKGVNAYVQGRFYADFLGSDRKFQRYEGHAYAFHPLGDGWRLGAKVEIDAARGNYPAFIAPSISLRGVQAARYQGGTVLSTEAELTYQLAPRWSVLAFGGMGATDPGHSRIFDSSGAIFAGGGGLRYRIARKLGMDAGLDVAYGPGGAVFYIQLGQAWSFGMD comes from the coding sequence ATGCGCCGCACGCTGCCTGCACGGGCGAAACCGCGATCCACGGTGCGCCGCGCCCGGTTCCCGCTTACCGCTACACTCCTGGCAACGCTGCTCCCCGCCCTGCCGGCACAGGCATTGGCACAGGCGACGCCGCCAGCCCCGACTACCACCCCTGCCGCTGATCCCGCTGCCGCATCCGGCGACACGTTAACCGAAGCAGGGCAAAGCCACGAGAAGACTTCGTTCTTCGACAGGTTCCGCGACGAGGAAGACGGCAAGCTCGACTTCTCCAACGTGCTCGCCAAGGGCGGCTTCATCCCGGTGCCGATCGTGATCACCGAACCGGCGGTCGATGGCGGCTACGGGCTCATGGCCCAGTTCATCACCATGCCCAAGGACAACCCCGCCGCGGTCACCCGCCGCATGGTCGGCGCCGCCAAGACCGGCAACGGGTCTTACGGCTACGGCTACTTACAGCAGGGATCGGCGCTCGACCAGCGGCTGCACTACCGCTTCGGCGCGGGGCGCGGGAAGGCCATCCTGACGATGTACCCGGCACTGCTACCCTCGGGCTTCGAATATACCAACAAGTACGATTACGCGGTGCTGGCCTCGGCACGCATGGACATCGGCAAGAGCGGCTTTTCGATCGGCCCGATGCTCGATTTCCGCCAGATGCGCTCGCGCATCGATTTCGCCAAGGTGCCCGACGAGCTCGAGGAGCAGTCCCAGCGCAAGCTCAACCTCGGTGCGCTGGGGGGCGGTGCGCATTTCGACAACCGCGACAACCCGCTGGCGCCGACCAAGGGCGTCAACGCCTATGTCCAGGGCCGCTTCTACGCCGACTTCCTCGGCAGCGACCGCAAGTTCCAGCGCTACGAAGGCCACGCCTACGCCTTCCACCCGCTCGGCGACGGCTGGCGGCTGGGCGCGAAAGTGGAGATCGACGCCGCGCGGGGCAATTACCCCGCCTTCATCGCGCCCTCGATCTCGCTGCGCGGCGTGCAGGCCGCACGCTACCAGGGGGGCACCGTGCTCAGCACCGAGGCCGAACTGACCTACCAGCTCGCCCCGCGCTGGTCGGTGCTGGCTTTCGGCGGCATGGGCGCGACCGACCCCGGCCATTCGCGCATCTTCGACAGTTCGGGCGCGATCTTTGCGGGCGGCGGCGGGCTGCGCTACCGCATCGCGCGCAAGCTCGGCATGGATGCCGGGCTCGATGTCGCCTATGGCCCCGGTGGCGCGGTGTTCTACATCCAGCTCGGCCAGGCCTGGTCCTTCGGGATGGATTGA
- a CDS encoding bile acid:sodium symporter family protein, giving the protein MALLTTIRSRLDPYLLLLIGTVALAALMPATGRASGVVDRAVNLAVALLFLLYGARLKPQAIWSGLSHWRLQALIFASTYMLFPLIGIVMTLLLRGHLPGDIVTGLLFLCLLPSTVQSSIAFTAIARGNVPGALCSASLSNVLGVFLTPILVSQLLPAASGGFSLQALEDIALQILLPFAVGQALRPWIGAWLSRHALLTAVVDRGSVLVVVYAAFSAGMVAGIWHQLSPASIALVLLIDLAVLALVLLVTTWASRALAFSKEDEIAIVFCGSKKSMAGGIPMAAILFPGHAVGLIVLPLMLFHQAQLFVCAGLARRYGRRQDSALQGARRLP; this is encoded by the coding sequence ATGGCCCTGCTGACGACGATCCGTTCCCGCCTCGATCCCTACCTGCTCTTGCTGATCGGCACCGTTGCGCTTGCCGCGCTGATGCCTGCGACGGGGCGGGCGAGCGGGGTGGTCGACCGGGCGGTCAACCTTGCCGTCGCCCTGCTGTTCCTGCTCTACGGGGCGCGGCTGAAACCGCAGGCGATCTGGTCGGGACTGTCGCACTGGCGGTTGCAGGCGCTGATCTTTGCCAGCACCTACATGCTGTTCCCGCTGATCGGCATCGTCATGACGCTGCTGCTGCGGGGCCACCTGCCGGGCGATATCGTCACCGGGCTGCTGTTCCTCTGCCTGCTGCCCTCGACCGTGCAATCCTCCATTGCCTTCACCGCGATCGCGCGCGGCAACGTGCCCGGCGCGCTGTGCAGCGCCTCGCTGTCCAACGTGCTGGGCGTGTTCCTGACGCCGATCCTCGTCTCGCAATTGCTGCCAGCGGCCAGCGGCGGCTTTTCGCTGCAGGCGCTGGAGGACATCGCGCTGCAGATTCTGCTGCCCTTCGCGGTGGGACAGGCCCTGCGCCCGTGGATCGGCGCCTGGCTCTCCCGTCATGCGCTGCTGACCGCGGTCGTCGATCGCGGATCGGTGCTGGTGGTGGTCTATGCCGCCTTCAGCGCGGGCATGGTGGCCGGGATCTGGCACCAGCTTTCGCCCGCCAGCATCGCGCTCGTGCTGCTGATCGACCTGGCGGTTCTGGCACTGGTCCTGCTTGTCACCACCTGGGCCAGCCGGGCGCTGGCCTTCTCGAAGGAGGACGAGATCGCCATCGTGTTCTGCGGATCGAAAAAGAGCATGGCGGGCGGCATCCCGATGGCGGCGATCCTGTTTCCCGGCCATGCCGTGGGCCTGATCGTGCTGCCGCTGATGCTGTTCCATCAGGCCCAGCTGTTCGTCTGCGCGGGGCTGGCGCGGCGCTACGGCCGGCGCCAGGACTCCGCTTTGCAAGGCGCCCGCAGGCTACCATGA
- a CDS encoding tyrosine-type recombinase/integrase: MGLSEFDPAARERVSWNAGRKVGAKRALKPRQIWAIRFFLDQHGRIRDRALFDLAIDSKLRGCDLVKIRISDIVCDRKIRTRATVVQQKTGRPVQFELMTDARASLLKWLELRGGCLEDFAFPSRTDHAAHISTRQYARLVDEWVTGIGLPGEDYGTHSLRRTKASIIYKATGNLRAVQILLGHTKIESTVRYLGVDVEDALTLAEGTEI; this comes from the coding sequence ATGGGATTATCAGAGTTTGATCCCGCCGCTCGTGAGCGGGTATCTTGGAACGCCGGGCGCAAGGTTGGTGCGAAGCGAGCGCTAAAGCCCCGTCAGATATGGGCGATCCGATTCTTTCTCGACCAGCATGGGCGGATCCGGGACCGTGCCCTCTTTGACCTGGCCATCGATAGCAAGCTTCGCGGATGCGATCTGGTGAAGATCAGGATCAGCGATATCGTGTGTGATCGGAAAATTCGAACACGGGCCACGGTGGTACAGCAAAAGACCGGCAGACCGGTTCAGTTTGAGCTGATGACCGATGCTCGGGCCAGCCTGCTCAAATGGCTGGAACTGAGAGGTGGATGCTTGGAGGATTTTGCATTTCCGAGCCGTACCGATCACGCCGCCCACATAAGCACCAGACAATATGCTCGCCTTGTTGACGAATGGGTCACGGGGATCGGACTGCCCGGTGAAGATTATGGCACCCACTCTCTGCGCCGAACCAAGGCTTCGATCATCTACAAGGCGACTGGAAATCTCCGCGCCGTCCAGATTTTGCTTGGGCACACGAAGATCGAAAGCACGGTCAGATACCTCGGCGTGGACGTGGAGGACGCTTTGACGCTCGCAGAGGGCACTGAAATCTGA
- a CDS encoding IclR family transcriptional regulator, whose product MTAQREDKADVEVKGTQTLMRALDIMDEVIDGPIRAADLARKLGMSKTTAHRLAQALKSRGYLSVTNDGFGLGPKLLELGVMATQQIDYVRVARPFMEKLSEDTGFCVFVGKREGDWSRHLDRVTGRQRLRVATAPGDRRPIAETGLGKALLLDEPEEVWEDLYRQASGGKVSARAMKDYVAQMRVHKARGYVLHDSELGDGVRSIAAPIRDARRQICIALSIASAAHYLTDDIVDDLAAAIVATAGEIGEAVGYRAPRG is encoded by the coding sequence ATGACGGCACAGCGCGAAGACAAGGCCGATGTCGAAGTGAAAGGCACGCAGACCTTGATGCGTGCGCTGGACATCATGGATGAGGTGATCGACGGGCCGATCCGCGCCGCCGATCTCGCCCGCAAGCTGGGCATGAGCAAGACCACCGCGCATCGCCTTGCCCAGGCGCTGAAATCGCGCGGCTATCTCTCGGTGACCAATGATGGCTTCGGGCTCGGCCCCAAGCTGCTCGAACTGGGCGTCATGGCCACCCAGCAGATCGACTACGTGCGCGTGGCGCGTCCGTTCATGGAAAAGCTGTCGGAGGACACCGGCTTCTGCGTCTTCGTGGGCAAACGCGAGGGCGACTGGTCCCGCCACCTCGACCGCGTGACCGGCCGCCAGCGCCTGCGCGTCGCCACCGCCCCGGGCGACCGCCGCCCGATCGCCGAGACGGGTCTTGGCAAGGCGCTGCTGCTCGATGAGCCGGAAGAGGTCTGGGAAGACCTCTACCGCCAGGCGAGCGGCGGCAAGGTTTCGGCCAGGGCGATGAAGGACTACGTGGCGCAGATGCGCGTGCACAAGGCGCGGGGCTATGTGCTGCACGACAGCGAACTGGGCGACGGCGTGCGTTCCATCGCCGCGCCGATCCGCGATGCCCGCCGCCAGATCTGCATCGCCCTCTCCATCGCCAGCGCCGCGCACTACCTGACCGACGACATCGTCGACGACCTCGCCGCCGCGATCGTCGCCACGGCGGGCGAGATCGGCGAGGCCGTCGGCTACCGCGCGCCGCGGGGATGA
- a CDS encoding TolC family outer membrane protein has translation MSRRTLSCGAAQCVARCAPLLPALLLLSPFIPPLIPRASAETLGEAIAAAYETNPQLAAARARQEALAETPEQERALARPTLSVEGNGGYDRQGYGKAASLTANLALPIWTGGRVSSALRAANGDVAAGEQALRDSEAAILQGVVSAYAALLYNQQAVEVARVGIQRLDTQVAETRARYDLGQATRTDVAQLEAQRATVVANLADAEGALATAEATYRAAVGHDAGTLVPDVPPPAALPASRDEARRAAEAANPALLQQRLAVAASAARIDRARAEGAPSIDLGGALGRGERWTDGRLDDFENAASVGITLRVPLLTGGLVASRVRQAEANNRAERFQADAAERDAMRGADTAWAALNAAGARLRANTEGLAAADLALKGVRAEYAFGLRSTVDILVADQSLRAAQLAVALAKSDVLVAEAGLLRAVGRLGRTAYE, from the coding sequence ATGAGTAGGCGCACCCTGTCCTGCGGGGCGGCCCAGTGTGTGGCCCGGTGTGCGCCCCTGCTGCCCGCCCTGCTGCTCCTTTCGCCGTTCATCCCGCCGTTGATCCCACGGGCCTCGGCCGAGACCCTCGGCGAGGCCATCGCCGCGGCCTACGAGACCAACCCGCAACTGGCCGCCGCCCGCGCCCGGCAGGAAGCGCTTGCCGAGACGCCCGAGCAGGAACGCGCGCTGGCGCGGCCCACGCTGTCGGTCGAGGGCAATGGCGGGTACGACCGGCAGGGCTACGGCAAGGCGGCCTCGCTCACCGCGAACCTCGCCCTGCCGATCTGGACCGGCGGCCGCGTGTCCTCGGCCCTGCGCGCGGCCAACGGCGACGTCGCCGCCGGCGAGCAGGCCCTGCGCGACAGCGAGGCCGCCATCCTGCAGGGCGTGGTCTCCGCCTATGCCGCGCTGCTCTACAACCAGCAGGCCGTGGAAGTCGCCCGCGTCGGCATCCAGCGGCTCGACACGCAAGTGGCCGAGACCCGCGCCCGCTACGACCTCGGACAGGCGACCCGCACCGACGTCGCGCAGCTCGAGGCGCAGCGCGCCACCGTCGTCGCCAACCTCGCCGATGCCGAAGGCGCGCTGGCCACGGCGGAGGCGACGTACCGCGCGGCGGTGGGGCACGACGCGGGCACGCTGGTGCCCGATGTGCCGCCGCCGGCGGCGCTACCGGCGAGCAGGGACGAGGCGCGGCGCGCGGCGGAAGCTGCCAATCCCGCCCTGCTCCAGCAACGCCTCGCGGTGGCCGCTTCGGCGGCGCGGATCGACCGGGCGCGGGCGGAAGGCGCCCCCTCGATCGATCTGGGCGGTGCGCTGGGGCGGGGCGAGCGCTGGACGGACGGCAGGCTCGACGATTTCGAGAATGCCGCTTCGGTGGGGATCACACTGCGGGTCCCCCTGCTGACCGGCGGCCTCGTCGCGTCGCGGGTGCGCCAGGCGGAAGCGAACAACCGTGCCGAGCGGTTTCAGGCCGATGCCGCCGAGCGCGACGCCATGCGCGGCGCCGACACCGCCTGGGCCGCGCTGAATGCAGCCGGGGCGCGCCTGCGCGCCAACACCGAGGGGCTGGCCGCCGCCGACCTTGCGCTCAAGGGGGTGCGGGCGGAATATGCATTCGGCCTGCGTTCGACTGTCGACATCCTTGTCGCCGACCAGAGCCTGCGCGCCGCCCAGCTGGCCGTCGCCCTCGCGAAATCGGACGTCCTGGTGGCTGAGGCCGGCTTGCTGCGGGCAGTGGGACGGCTGGGGCGCACGGCCTACGAGTAA
- a CDS encoding BrnA antitoxin family protein has product MTDPKHAAPGYTKADMDVVSDNPEWTVEDFARAKPFAEAFPDLAKTMRARGPQKAPKKVSTTLRLSPEVIEHFKSGGPGWQSRIDAALRDWVAAH; this is encoded by the coding sequence ATGACCGACCCGAAACACGCCGCCCCCGGATACACCAAGGCCGATATGGATGTGGTCAGCGATAACCCCGAATGGACGGTTGAGGACTTCGCCAGGGCAAAGCCTTTCGCTGAGGCCTTCCCGGACCTAGCAAAGACGATGCGCGCACGCGGCCCGCAGAAAGCTCCGAAAAAGGTCAGCACCACGCTGCGCCTTTCGCCCGAGGTGATCGAGCATTTCAAATCCGGCGGCCCTGGTTGGCAGTCACGGATCGATGCCGCTCTCAGGGATTGGGTAGCAGCACACTGA
- a CDS encoding BamA/TamA family outer membrane protein, translated as MPVLAVGPADEMEEVDDQAEIAASLAVASISNRKQGKGADVLAVPLPITNPTLGTGIVAAGVAFYNPNDAPSPWITGAAAMKTNQGNWMVGALHSMSLDHDRYRVSAALGTGKLIMKFYGIGADAGDRGDSIQLHERFTALRLQGQARVAGRLYAGARGLLLKMDAQPAEEDGQLADLVPSQRQLDGTLVLLGPSVSFDTRDDTLNPRQGLYAHAEWLLGMGVLGSDYRMSKLTAGSSYYVPTGPRTTWALHAGLCAAADAPFYAMCLYGQKSDLRGYASGRYRDGASWALQGEWRRRLAGRFGMVAFAGIGGIAPSLGRIGESNFLPSAGAGLRFRPSRQTNVNLRLDLAVGWKSQGLYLGIAEAF; from the coding sequence GTGCCTGTCCTGGCAGTGGGGCCCGCCGACGAGATGGAGGAAGTCGACGATCAGGCCGAGATCGCCGCGAGCCTTGCGGTGGCTTCGATCTCGAACCGCAAGCAAGGCAAGGGCGCCGACGTGCTGGCGGTGCCGCTGCCGATCACCAATCCGACGCTGGGAACCGGCATCGTCGCGGCAGGCGTCGCCTTCTACAATCCCAACGACGCGCCCAGTCCGTGGATCACCGGGGCGGCGGCGATGAAGACCAACCAGGGCAACTGGATGGTCGGCGCGCTGCATTCGATGTCGCTCGACCACGACCGTTATCGGGTTTCGGCGGCGCTGGGCACGGGAAAGCTGATCATGAAGTTCTACGGGATCGGCGCGGACGCGGGCGACAGGGGGGATTCGATCCAGCTGCACGAGCGCTTCACCGCCCTGCGCCTGCAAGGGCAGGCACGGGTCGCCGGCAGGCTCTATGCCGGCGCGCGCGGCCTTCTCCTGAAGATGGATGCGCAACCTGCCGAGGAAGACGGGCAACTGGCGGACCTCGTGCCCTCGCAGCGCCAGCTCGACGGCACCCTCGTCCTGCTTGGCCCCTCGGTCAGCTTCGACACCCGCGACGATACGCTCAATCCGCGCCAAGGGCTCTATGCCCATGCGGAATGGCTGCTGGGCATGGGGGTGCTGGGAAGCGACTACCGGATGAGCAAACTGACCGCAGGCAGCAGCTATTACGTACCGACCGGGCCACGCACGACATGGGCGCTGCATGCGGGGCTGTGCGCCGCCGCCGACGCGCCGTTCTACGCGATGTGCCTCTATGGCCAGAAGAGCGATCTGCGCGGCTATGCCTCGGGGCGCTATCGCGACGGGGCGAGCTGGGCGCTGCAGGGCGAGTGGCGGCGGCGCCTCGCGGGGCGCTTCGGGATGGTCGCCTTCGCCGGGATCGGCGGCATCGCACCTTCGCTGGGCCGGATCGGGGAGAGCAACTTCCTGCCGTCGGCCGGCGCCGGGCTGCGTTTCCGCCCCTCGCGCCAGACCAACGTCAACCTCAGGCTGGACCTCGCGGTCGGCTGGAAGTCGCAAGGTCTCTACCTCGGGATCGCCGAGGCCTTCTGA